One region of Juglans microcarpa x Juglans regia isolate MS1-56 chromosome 7S, Jm3101_v1.0, whole genome shotgun sequence genomic DNA includes:
- the LOC121241292 gene encoding glucomannan 4-beta-mannosyltransferase 2-like, translated as MAEISQKILLPETFQGVRDEISGQIGMMWELIKAPLIVPLLTLGVYICLAMSLMLFMERLYMGVVIILVKLFWKKPEKRYKYELLQEDLEMGSSNFPVVLIQIPMYNEKEVYKISIGAACGLSWPSDRLVIQVLDDSTDPAVKQMVEVECQRWASKGINITYQIRENRVGYKAGALKEGLKRSYVKHCEYVAIFDADFRPEPDYLRRAIPFLVHNPQIALVQGRWRFVNADECLLTRMQEMSLDYHFTVEQEVGSATHAFFGFNGTAGVWRIAAINEAGGWKDRTTVEDMDLAVRSSLRGWKFLYLGDLQVKSELPSTFNAFRFQQHRWSCGPANLFRKMVMEIIRNKNVTVWKKVYVIYSFFFVRKIIAHMVTFSFYCVVLPLTILVPEVHVPIWGAVYIPSIITILNSVGTPRSIHLLFYWILFENVMSLHRTKATLIGLLEAGRANEWVVTEKLGDSASKKDANKNKTHTKGPAKRLGFFKLGNRMHTLELGFGVFLFFCGCYDFVHGKNNYFVYLFLQTFTFLITGFGYIGTIIPSS; from the exons ATGGCTGAGATTTCGCAGAAGATTCTGTTGCCGGAAACGTTTCAGGGGGTGAGAGATGAGATTTCAGGTCAAATTGGGATGATGTGGGAGCTCATCAAAGCGCCATTGATAGTGCCTCTGCTGACTCTTGGGGTGTACATTTGCTTAGCCATGTCGCTCATGCTCTTCATGGAGAGGCTTTACATGGGAGTGGTTATCATCCTCGTCAAGCTCTTTTGGAAGAAACCAGAAAAGCGTTACAAATATGAGCTCTTGCAGGAAGACTTGGAAATGGGCAGCTCCAATTTCCCTGTGGTGCTTATCCAAATCCCAATGTACAATGAAAAAGAG GTCTACAAGATCTCCATTGGAGCGGCATGCGGACTTTCATGGCCGTCGGATCGTCTCGTGATCCAAGTCCTCGATGATTCAACTGATCCTGCCGTCAAG CAAATGGTGGAGGTGGAATGCCAGAGATGGGCAAGCAAAGGCATAAACATAACGTATCAAATCAGAGAGAACAGGGTAGGGTACAAGGCTGGGGCACTCAAAGAAGGTTTGAAGAGAAGCTACGTCAAACACTGCGAGTACGTAGCCATTTTCGACGCTGATTTCCGGCCTGAGCCCGACTATCTCCGGCGAGCCATCCCTTTCCTCGTCCACAACCCCCAGATTGCGTTGGTACAAGGTCGCTGGagatttg TGAATGCTGATGAGTGCTTGTTGACAAGAATGCAAGAGATGTCATTGGATTATCATTTCACAGTTGAGCAAGAAGTTGGGTCTGCAACACATGCATTCTTCGGTTTCAATG GGACTGCTGGTGTGTGGAGAATTGCTGCTATTAATGAGGCAGGTGGTTGGAAAGATCGAACAACGGTTGAGGATATGGATCTTGCCGTCCGTTCCAGTCTTAGGGGCTGGAAATTTTTGTATCTTGGCGACCTCCAG GTGAAAAGTGAACTTCCTAGTACTTTCAATGCCTTCCGATTCCAGCAGCACCGTTGGTCTTGTGGTCCTGCTAATCTGTTTAGGAAAATGGTGATGGAGATCATTAGAAATAAG AACGTGACAGTGTGGAAGAAAGTATATGTCATTTACAGTTTCTTCTTTGTTCGGAAGATCATAGCCCACATGGTCACATTCTCCTTTTACTGCGTTGTACTTCCCCTGACCATCTTGGTTCCTGAAGTTCATGTTCCAATCTGGGGAGCTGTTTATATTCCCTCCATCATCACCATTCTTAACTCAGTAGGAACCCCAAG GTCAATTCACTTACTGTTCTACTGGATTCTTTTTGAGAACGTGATGTCTTTGCACCGTACCAAGGCAACATTAATCGGCCTGCTAGAAGCAGGGAGAGCCAACGAATGGGTTGTCACTGAAAAACTCGGAGATTCTGCTTCAAAGAAAGATGCCAACAAGAACAAGACACACACCAAAGGACCTGCTAAAAGACTGGGATTTTTTAAACTTGGGAACag GATGCatacattggagctgggatttggagttttcctcttcttctgtgGATGCTATGACTTTGTACATGGGAAGAACAACTACTTTGTATATCTCTTCCTCCAAACATTTACCTTTCTCATCACAGGATTTGGTTACATTGGCACCATCATTCCCAGCTCTTAG